The Brachyspira hyodysenteriae ATCC 27164 genome includes a window with the following:
- a CDS encoding DUF2442 domain-containing protein, translating into MTFHKIKNVKALDNLILEIIFENEEIKYYDIKKLIPEHKEFEILNDRTLFNLVKVDVGGYGISWNDDLDISCNTLYYEL; encoded by the coding sequence ATGACTTTCCATAAAATAAAAAACGTTAAAGCTTTGGATAATCTCATTTTAGAAATAATATTTGAAAATGAAGAAATAAAATATTATGATATAAAAAAATTAATCCCTGAACATAAAGAGTTTGAAATTTTGAATGATAGGACTTTATTTAATCTTGTAAAAGTAGATGTCGGCGGATACGGCATTTCTTGGAACGATGATTTGGATATATCATGCAACACTTTATACTACGAGCTGTAG
- a CDS encoding DUF4160 domain-containing protein, translating into MPVISRFYGIIIKMYFQQKEHNPPHFHAIYGEYVGVIDINELKMIEGDLPNKACSLVLEWAKNNQDELLNIWNTQNFKQLEPLE; encoded by the coding sequence ATGCCTGTTATATCAAGATTTTATGGTATCATTATCAAAATGTATTTTCAGCAAAAAGAGCATAATCCTCCGCATTTTCATGCTATATATGGTGAGTATGTTGGTGTTATTGATATCAATGAATTAAAGATGATAGAAGGCGATTTACCTAATAAAGCATGTTCGCTTGTATTGGAATGGGCTAAGAATAATCAAGACGAACTTTTAAATATATGGAATACTCAAAACTTTAAACAATTAGAACCTTTGGAGTAA
- a CDS encoding type II toxin-antitoxin system HicB family antitoxin, protein MKYSIKIFYSEEDEGYIALSEELDNISAFGATEEEALKEIKNVISLYFEEKNIPLKRS, encoded by the coding sequence ATGAAATATAGTATTAAAATTTTTTATAGTGAAGAAGATGAGGGGTATATAGCTTTATCAGAAGAGTTAGATAATATAAGTGCTTTCGGAGCAACAGAAGAAGAAGCCTTGAAAGAAATAAAAAATGTTATATCACTTTATTTTGAAGAAAAAAATATACCATTAAAAAGATCATGA